The genomic window TTGACATATTTTTAATTGCCTTTTGGCGTATACTTAATTCTAAGCTTCGTCTCCAGTGATCTTTATCTAAAGATTGATTAGGAATATTGATTATACACTCTTATTCGATGTTATCTAGTAGATGCCTAATCGCTTACTATCATGACATAGATGTTGATCAAACAAGCATTACTAGTTGCTTGTTAACTGTCAATATGATTTTGAGTTTGCAATAGAGATTCAGTCTATTTATGCGTATTAGGCTCCGTTGCTAATTGCCAGTCTTCGCCTCGCTCATTGAGACTACAAATTCATTGTTACATTTTCGATTGAAGGCATTTCCCTCGCCGAGATGTCTCACCTTCTCTCTGCACAGGTCATACGGAAGTGTCATTATATTTTGTCAATACCTGCTGTTGTCATATTCTTTGGTGGCATTCAATGACTTCCTTTGGCCTTGATCTTCCATCCTCGCTTTCGTCTCGTTCTTTTATATTTTTAGGGCTATCTCTTCAAATAATGGTCTTGTAGTGCCCAATCATTCACCGGACTAGGATTTCGCCTTCTTCCATGTGAATTACACGGTCAGCCAGTGCATACATTTTTTCATCATGCGTGACCATGAGGATTGCTCGTTCTCCTGACTGAACAAGTTGCCGAAACAATTTGACAACCTCACCAGATGCTGCGCGATCTAGTGCCGCTGTGGGTTCATCCGCAAGAATAAGTCTTGGCTTATTGACTAATGCCCTGGCAATGGCAACTCGTTGCCGCTGGCCACCTGATAGTTCTGCTGGTTTGTGATTAATTCGATGTTCAAGGCCAAGTCGTTCCAGGATCTGGATTGATTTTTTCTGGATGATTCTGTTGGGTGTTGGAAAGAGTTCTCCCGCCATTTGTACATTTTGGCAAGCAGTGAGTGATGGAAAGAGATTATGCGACTGGAAGATAAATCCGATCTGAGCCCGCAATTTTGAAAGCTCAGTCAGCGATAAATCTGCTAGCGGAAACCCCAGAATGGAAGCAGCTCCTTCTTGTAGCGTGCGAAGACAGCCCAGAATGGTTAGCAATGTGCTTTTCCCAGATCCTGAAGGACCAGTCAATATGACTATTTCACCTGCATGCAAGCTAAAGCTGATGTCCTTGAGGACAATTTTCTTGGTTTCTTCTTGACCGTAATAGTGTCTAAGCTGATGAGTTGATGCGACTAAACTAGTTGACATTGCCTAAATCGATTAGAGGTTTTCCCTGTCTGAGCCAGGTTGATTGGTG from Prochlorococcus marinus str. MIT 9313 includes these protein-coding regions:
- a CDS encoding ABC transporter ATP-binding protein — translated: MSTSLVASTHQLRHYYGQEETKKIVLKDISFSLHAGEIVILTGPSGSGKSTLLTILGCLRTLQEGAASILGFPLADLSLTELSKLRAQIGFIFQSHNLFPSLTACQNVQMAGELFPTPNRIIQKKSIQILERLGLEHRINHKPAELSGGQRQRVAIARALVNKPRLILADEPTAALDRAASGEVVKLFRQLVQSGERAILMVTHDEKMYALADRVIHMEEGEILVR